The window AGCGACTACTGTATAGAGCGATGATGGCAGAGCGCCAACGCGCCTCAGTTAGATGGTGAAAAGGACATTATGAAACGCATCGCCGTGATATTAACGCTGGCGTTCAGCAGCCTGGCCCAGGCCGCGCCAATGCGCTGGGGCGATGTGCGTGACGGCAGCCTCTATTTGCAGGCAGGGCGCGATGACACCTTGCGCGTCAGTTGGGTGCCGGCCTGGCAAACCGACGCTAATGAAGAACGCATCTACTTGCTCGACGGCCAGGGGCAACTGCGCGACGAGCGTTTTATTCCCGCCAGCGAAGGGAGCGGCAAACAAGACTGGGCATTGCCCGCCAGCGCCGCCAGTTACCGTGTCGAAGTCCCCGGCTATAGCTTCAGGCGCTATCGCTTCGAGCACGACGACAAGACCGTCGCCCTGTTCGCGCCGACGAAAGTGCACTTCAGCGTCGAGACCGCCGCCAACGTCGAGTTGTATTTCAAGGTCCGCGGTGGCGAGCAGGCGATCTTGGCAGGCAAGTATTTCGGCGGCGTCAGAGCTCTGAATGCCGAGCGCCTGGGCGATGGCAAAACAGTCGAACTGAGGCTCAAGCCCTACCAGGAGTACCCGAAGTTCGACCAGGTTGCCTTACCCGTCAGCGATAGGGATCAAGACTGGCGCCTGCGCCTGCAAGGTAGAGGCAAAGCGGCCTTCTGGCTGGACGGCACCGCCAACCTGTTCGCCCAGCGCCCGCAGCACCTGCAGCCGCTGCGGCAGGACAGCGGCCGCACCGAACTGGCCCTGCACCCCGACATGCTGGGCCCCACGCCGCGCCTGGGCTTGGCCTTGCCCTACCTGCTTCCACCGCCGGCAAGCTACAGCGCGCTCGACGCGCTCAAGCCCCGTGCGGGCAGCTTTTACAGCGCCGTCGACATCATGGCCGCTGACCCCCATTACGAAGATGCCTTCAGACGTTTTTATCTGGAACGCGGTGGCATTGATACGAACATCACCTTGCTGGCCGCCACTGGGCGTAAGGCCGACCTGAAGGCCAACAGCCAGAGCAACGCCGGCCTTAACGCCTGGCTGGCGGCCACCGTAGCCCTGGGTAGCGGCACGCACTACCTCTCGTTTGCCGACGAACCCAATTACAACTATCCCGACTATGCGACGTACAAGCACTTCTTCGACGCCATGTATCGTCAGGTGCTCGACTACCCGGGGGCGCGGGAGGCCGGTGTGCGCATCGCCATGCCCGCCAGCTCGCGTTTCGTCAACGGACCGTTTACGCGACGAGGCGCCCAGCACCGTGGCATCGACTGGGCTCGGCGAATGCTCGACGAATCGGCAGCACAAATCGATGCCTTGGCCTGGCACGAGTGGATGATTCGCGACCTGCTGGCCACACGGGTCTACCGCGACTCCGTGCGCCGGGCTGCCGAAGTCGTCGGCCTGCAAGCCAATGGCCGGCCACGCAAGGCGCTGTTGCTGGACCAGACCAATATCTCCAGTGGCTCAAGCGTGAGCCCCTACGAACAGGAGACGCACTTCGCATCGCTCTGGTGGGCCTCGGTTGCGATCAACTCAGCCCAGGATGGTTTGCTCGACGTGCTCAATTGGTTTCAGGCCGCTGACGATCCGCACCACCTCAAAGGCATGATCCGCCTGCCAGGACCCGATCGCTTCGAGCTCAAACCGGTAGGCTTGGCGCAGCAATTCATCCAGTCGCACTGGCTCGATCAGGTTCTGCGTATGGACAACAGCGCGTTCGAGGTCGATGCCCTGGCGATGGCCCGCGGCAACGAACGCAGCGTGCTGGGGGTAAACAAGGGCGACCGTCTGCAACGGATCAGCCTGCAGGGCGCAGGCACTGCCTGCCCATCCCTCGCCCTTTTCGGTCCTGATAGCCGCCAGCGCGATGCCCCTGTCCAGTGCCGGGATGGACGCATACGTTTTGAAGTACCGGGTGAAAGTATTTTCGCCTTGATGTGGAGGGCGTCATGACACGGGCCGACGCTGGCCCTGTTCGGAGGAGAACGGTCAACCTTTCAACAGATCCTGAAGCGTCGCCAGCGTGTCAGCCTCCTCGACGCTTTTGTCTTGGCGCCAGCGCAGCATCCGCGGGAAGCGCACGGCGATCCCACTCTTGTGGCGTTTGGACAAGGCTATACCTTCGAAGCCCAGCTCAAAAACCAGGGTCGGCGTGACGCTGCTCACCGGGCCGAACTTCTCCACGGTGGTCTTGCGCACGATGCTGTCGACCTGACGCATTTGGTCATCGGTCAGCCCCGAATACGCCTTGGCGAACGGCACCAGTGTGCGTTCGCGGCTGCCCGGCGGGTTGTCCCAGACGGCGAAGGTGTAGTCGCTGTACAAGCTGGCGCGGCGGCCATGCCCGCGTTGCGCATAGATCAGTACCGCGTCGACACTGAACGGGTCGATTTTCCACTTCCACCACACGCCCATGTCCTTGGTCCGGCCAACGCCGTACAGCGCGTCGCGGGCCTTGAGCATCATGCCTTCGACGCCGAGGCTGCGGGACGCTTCGCGCTGCCGGGCGAGGTCGAACCAATCCTTGCCGGTGATGATCGGGGAGGGCAGCAGCACCGCGCTGCGGCAGCGGGTAATCAGGGTCTGTAGTTGTTCGCGGCGCTCGGTCTGCACACGACTGCGCCAATCCTCGCCTTGCCATTCCAGCAGGTCGTAGGCCATCACCACCACGGGGGCGTCTTCGAGGACTTTCTTGCCCAGGGTTTTGCGGCCGATGCGTTGTTGCAGCAGGGCAAAGGGCTGCACCCTCGGTTCCAGCGGCGTATCCGGATCGAAGGCATCCGCGGTGGATGGCGGCGCGGCTTTCCATACCACGATTTCGCCGTCGATCACCGTGCCGTCGGGCAACGCCTGCGCCAGGCTGTGCAATTCGGGAAAGCGCTCGGTGACCAACTCTTCGCCCCGGGACCAGACCCACAAATGGCCATCGCGCTTGACCACCTGGGCGCGGATTCCGTCCCACTTCCATTCCACCTGCCAGTCACTGGCCGGTCCCAGCGTCGTGTCGAATTGCTCCACCGCTTGCGATAGCGCATGAGCCAGGAAGAACGGATAAGGCTGGCCGCCGCGCTGGGCGTGCTCATCAGCGGATTCGGCAGCGATGAGCTTGAGGTAGCCTGCAGCGGTCGGACGATGGGACAGGTCGGTATACCCCACCAGCCGTTGGGCGACCCGTTTGCTGTCCAGCCCGGCCATGGCCGCCAGCGCGCGTGTGACCAGCAACTTGGACACGCCCACGCGGAAACTGCCGGTGATGAGTTTGATGCACAGCATCAGGCTGGCTCGGTCGAGTTGCGCCCACAACGCCGGCAACCGCACCGCCAGCACCTCGGGCGATTCACCGCGCAGCGGCAGGAGTTTCTCTTCGATCCACAGCGCCAGGCCTTCGTCGGAACGCTGAGGTGATTCTGGCAGGACCAGTGAGATGGTTTCAGCCAGATCACCCACGGCTTGATAGCTTTCTTCGAACAGCCACAGCGACAACCCGGATATCTGCACCGCCAGTTCCCTCAAGGTCTTGACCGGCACCAGTTGTCGCGGGCGCCCTCCAGACAGGAAATACACGGCCCACGCTGCGTCCTGGGGCGGGGCCTTGGTGAAGTAATCCTGCATGGCGGCGAGCTTGGCATTGCTGGAGGTGGTGGCGTCCAGTTCGGCATACAACTGGGCGAAGGCTTTCATGACGCGTCCTCGTCGGTGGCGCTGCCTGAGTCTTCTTCATCGTCACCATATTCGGTGCTGAAGCCTTGGGCATCCAGGCCTTGCTCGCACAAATGGCGCACCAGTACGCCCACTGAACCGTGGGTGACCATCACCCGCTCGGCGCCGGTCTGTTCGATGGCCCAGAGCAAGCCGGGCCAATCGGCGTGGTCGGACAGCACAAAGCCGCGATCCACGCCGCGTCGCCGACGGGTGCCCCGCAGGCGCATCCAGCCGCTGGCGAAGGCGTCGCTGTAGTCACCGAAACGGCGCATCCAGGTGCTCCCACCGGCAGAGGGGGGAGCGATGATCAGCGCCTGGTTCATGATTGGGTCGTTCTTTTTGATGTCGCCGGCATAGATCGTCGCTGGCAAACGGATCCCGGCCTCGCGATAGACCCGGTTCAGGGGTTCTACCGCACCGTGGGCCAGGATCGGACCCAGGCTCGCGTCAATTCCGTGGAGAATCCGCTGGGCTTTGCCGAAGGAATAGCAGAACAGCACGCTGGCCCGGCCGACGGCAATGTTGCCGCGCCACCACTGATTGATTTCGTCGAAGACCTGCGCTTGAGGCTGCCAGCGATAGATCGGCAGGCCGAAGGTGGATTCGGTAATGAACGTATGACACTTCACCGGTTCGAACGGCGCGCAGGTGCCGTCGGGTTCGATCTTGTAGTCCCCGGACGCCACCCAGACCTCGCCTTTATATTCCAGGCGCACCTGGGCCGAACCCAGCACGTGGCCGGCAGGATGAAAACTCAAGCTCACGCCGTGATGCAGCAAGCGCTCGCCGTAGGCCAGGGTTTGCAGGTTGATGTCCTGGCCCAATCGCGAACGCAAAATGCCTTCGCCGGGGGCCGCTGCCAGGTAGTGTTGGTTGCCACCACGGGCGTGATCGCCGTGGGCGTGGGTGATGACCGAACGTTCCACCGGACGCCAGGGGTCGATGTAGAAATCTCCGGGCGGGCAGTACAGGCCTTCGGGGCGGGCAATGACAAGATCCATGCATTCACCGGGAAGATGGGCTTGTCTGGTAGAGGCGGGGGCGGGAGGAGAAGTTCTATCGGGTTTGGTGCGGCAGGATCAGGTGGCAGGGCGGACAAATGTGGCGAGGGGGTTTAGCCCAGCGGGGATAAATTCCCTCGCCACACAGGACAGCCTACTTACCGGGCACCAGGGTCAAGCGCGCCTTGCCGTACGCCCGCTCAAAGTTCTGCGGCTGCAATGGCAGGTTCTGATAGTTCCCCTTGATCCACGGATCAATGCCATTGACGTAGTTCGGGCTGGCGGGGTTGCCAGACTGGCCGGTGCCGCCCTGGATCATCAACGGCTCGGGCTGGCCGAAGTCGACGATGAACCGCATGGCCGGCGCCTGGGTGGTGTTGAAACTCTCGCCCCAGACGAATGCCGAGCTGTTGAGCGTGGAGGCATCGCCGCCGGCGGGCAGGGGGCCGCGGACGATTTGGCCGCTGCTGTTCTTCCATTCGTAGCGATGCAGCTTGCCCCACTGCCAAGCCTTGTGGTCACCGCCCAACTGGCTGTCGCCAGCAGTGATGGCCGCTGCCAGGCTGCGGGCCAGGATCACGGATTTGTCTTCCTTCTGCGGTGTGCGCACGTCATCCCAGAACGGGCTGTCTTCGCGACCGAGCAAGTGATCGGCCTGGGCCGAGTAGGACAACTGACCGTTGGCGAGCAGCGCTTTCCACGCCGGGCTGCTGTCCGGACCCAGTTCGTCGAGGAAGATCTGCTTCATGCTTTCCTGCAGAAACAGTTCATAAATCGCCGCGTCGGCGGAGCCTGGGCTGAGCCGGCCATCGAAAGCCATTAGCCGGGTATAGGCCTCGCGAGCCTTGGCCCGGTCCGCCACTGGTAGCGCGTCGATCGCCTGCTTGAGCGGTTGGGCCATGCCCGGGGCTTCGAAGACTTTCTTGAGCTTGGCGGCAAAGGTCGTGGTCTGGTCATATTGCATGGCAGTCAGGCTGCGGCTGTCGTGCTTGCCGGCCCCGGCCAGCTCGGCCATACGCTCGCCGCGCTCCGGTGCGCCCCAGGAATTGGACAACTGCATGCCGTAGCCGTCGGGAATGACTCGCTGGTTGGCGGCGCCGAGCCAGCCCTGGGCCGGATCCTGATCGTAGGGGTGCAGCATCGGGTCGGCGTAGCCATCCCAATCGTAGCGACCTTCCCAACCGGGCGATGGCAACAGGCCTTCGCCTTCGCGGCGGTTCGGATAGCGCCCGGTAACTTGCCAACCAATGTGGCTGGCGTCGGCAAAGATCATGTTCACCGCGATGGCGCGGATTTCACGGCTGGCATCGGAGGCTTTCTCGACATTCTGCGCTCGGGACAAGTCGAAGAACGCGTCCAGGGTTTTGTCGTCGCTAAAGCTCGGCGTCTGCAAGGCCAGGCCAAGACCGTTGGCCATGGCCGAGCCCTGGACACTGTTGAGCAGCGGGCCGTGGCGGGTCTCATACACCGCTTCGCGAATCGGTCGCTGGCCTTTGATGAAGTAGGTCTCGTTGCGGACCATCACCGGCTGCCATTTGCCGTTGACCTCGTAGGACAGACCATTGCCCTGGCGTCGGATTTTTTCCAGGAACAGGTCCTGGTTGTCGCCCAACACGCTGCTCATGCTCCAGGCCACTTTGCCGTTGAACCCCGCCAGAATCATCGGGATGCCCGCCACGGAAACCCCGGCGGCCTGATACTTGGGCGCACGAATCTGCACGGGAACCCACAGTGACGGCACGCTCAATGGGCCATGGCTGTCGCTGGCCAGCAGGCTCTTGCCGTTGCGGCTGCGCTGCGGGGCGATGGCCCAGTTGCTGGAGGAAGCAATATTCAGCAAATTCAGTTCGGACAACTGAGCGCTGGCCTTGCTGACTTCGTTGAGGCCCGGGACCTGACCGCTGAGCCGCAGGCCCTGGAGCTTATCGGCCTCGGCCATCGGCAGTTGTTCATCCGGGTACGAGGGGCTCAGCCAGGCCAGTTTGTCCTGGGTGACCGTCTGGGCCAGCACCAAGGCGGCGATTTCTTCCGGCAGGTTGGCCGATTGGCTGAAATTGAGCAGGCAAAACATCAGCGCCGAATCTTGCGGTTTCCAGTATTCGGGTTTGTAGCCGTTGGCGGCCAGGTCCGGCGGCAACTTGTCGCGATAGCGGAACAGGTACGCGTTGACGCCGCGGGCATAGACTTCGAAGAAGCGTTTGAGCCGCGGCGAGGAGGCTTTGTACAGCTCGTCGGCGCTTTTCTTCAGGTTGACCGCACGCATGTAGCGATCGACGTCCAGTCGTTCGGCGCCGGACATTTCTGCCAGACGACCCTGAGCCAGCAGGCGCATGGTCACCATCTGGCTGATGCGGTCGCTGGCATGGACGTAGCCGAGGCTGAACAGGGCGTCATGGAAATTGTTGCTCTCGATCAGTGGCATGCCCATGGCATTGCGTCGAACCGAGACGTTCTGCGCCAGCCCCTTGAGCGGTTGCACGCCGGACGTCGGAGGAACCGTGTCCTGGGCGTTCCAGGTCTGGCAACCGCTCAGACCGAGCACACTGGCCACTGCGGCGGCAACGCCGAGCCGGGGGAAGGGAAAAATAGAGGCTGGCGAGGCCATGGCAAAGCTCCTGCGGGAGGGGGGGACACCGATAAAGGCGCTACGTTAGTGAGCAGGAGGAGGGCGCGCAAGCGGGGGCAGGGGTTATTTGTTGATTTGGCGATGAAAGCCTGCTGTGAGGCTTACCCACAGCAGGGTTTTGGGTGTATCAGGAGGGCTCAGGGCTTGGGCGGGTTGACCTTGTCCACCAGGGCATAGGCCTTGGCAGTGGCCGGGCGCTCCTTGATGCGATTGAACCAGCGCTGCACGTTCGGGAAGTCTTCCAGCCGCTGGCTTTGCCATTGGTGTGAAACGGTCCAGGGATAAATCGCCATGTCGGCAATGCTGTACTCGTTGCCCGCTACAAATTCACGGTCCGCCAGGCGGCGATCCAGCACACCATACAGACGAGCGGTTTCGTCGACATAGCGTTTGATCGCGTAGGGGATTTTTTCCGGGGCGAACCGGCTGAAGTGATGATTCTGCCCGGCCATCGGCCCCAGGCCGCCCATCTGCCAGAACAGCCACTGCAACACTTCTTGCCGTCCGCGCAAATTCTCTGGAATGAACTGGCCGGTTTTTTCCGCCAGGTACAGCAGGATCGCGCCCGACTCGAACAGCGAAATCGGCTCGCCACCATCGGCGGGTTTGTGGTCGATGATCGCCGGAATGCGGTTGTTGGGGGCGATTTTCAGGAAATCGGGCTTGAACTGCTCTGCCTGGCCGATGTTGATCGGGTGCACCTTGTAGGGCATGCCGGCTTCTTCAAGGAACAACGAGATTTTATGGCCGTTGGGCGTGGTCCAGTAATACAGGTCGATCATGGAGGGCTCCAGATAAGACAGCGTGATGGATGGACAACACATGACGGCGGGAGGTCGTCCTGATTGCCGAAAGGCTTGCCTGTAGGAAGAGGTGATGCTCAAGTGTGGAAAATTCAATGACCGAACACGAGAAAACCGGCATGGAGTTACAGAAAAACGCAGCGTTGATTCTTATCGATCAACAAAAAGGCATCCTTCACCCCAGGCTAGGCCCTCGCAACAACCCCGATGCGGAGCTGCGCATGCTCCAGTTGCTCGATTTCTGGCGACAATCGGCACGGCCGGTGATTCATGTCCACCATCTGTCCCGCTCGCCGGACTCAGTATTCTGGCCCGGGCAATCGGGCGTGGAGGTTCAGGAGCGGTTCGAGCCGTTAGCCGGGGAAAGGCTGGTTCAAAAGCAGGTGCCGGATGCGTTCTGCGGCACGCACCTGGAGACAGACTTGCGGGAAGCGGGGATTGAGCAATTGGTGATCGTGGGCGTGGCGA is drawn from Pseudomonas rhizophila and contains these coding sequences:
- a CDS encoding ligase-associated DNA damage response exonuclease, whose translation is MDLVIARPEGLYCPPGDFYIDPWRPVERSVITHAHGDHARGGNQHYLAAAPGEGILRSRLGQDINLQTLAYGERLLHHGVSLSFHPAGHVLGSAQVRLEYKGEVWVASGDYKIEPDGTCAPFEPVKCHTFITESTFGLPIYRWQPQAQVFDEINQWWRGNIAVGRASVLFCYSFGKAQRILHGIDASLGPILAHGAVEPLNRVYREAGIRLPATIYAGDIKKNDPIMNQALIIAPPSAGGSTWMRRFGDYSDAFASGWMRLRGTRRRRGVDRGFVLSDHADWPGLLWAIEQTGAERVMVTHGSVGVLVRHLCEQGLDAQGFSTEYGDDEEDSGSATDEDAS
- a CDS encoding penicillin acylase family protein; the encoded protein is MASPASIFPFPRLGVAAAVASVLGLSGCQTWNAQDTVPPTSGVQPLKGLAQNVSVRRNAMGMPLIESNNFHDALFSLGYVHASDRISQMVTMRLLAQGRLAEMSGAERLDVDRYMRAVNLKKSADELYKASSPRLKRFFEVYARGVNAYLFRYRDKLPPDLAANGYKPEYWKPQDSALMFCLLNFSQSANLPEEIAALVLAQTVTQDKLAWLSPSYPDEQLPMAEADKLQGLRLSGQVPGLNEVSKASAQLSELNLLNIASSSNWAIAPQRSRNGKSLLASDSHGPLSVPSLWVPVQIRAPKYQAAGVSVAGIPMILAGFNGKVAWSMSSVLGDNQDLFLEKIRRQGNGLSYEVNGKWQPVMVRNETYFIKGQRPIREAVYETRHGPLLNSVQGSAMANGLGLALQTPSFSDDKTLDAFFDLSRAQNVEKASDASREIRAIAVNMIFADASHIGWQVTGRYPNRREGEGLLPSPGWEGRYDWDGYADPMLHPYDQDPAQGWLGAANQRVIPDGYGMQLSNSWGAPERGERMAELAGAGKHDSRSLTAMQYDQTTTFAAKLKKVFEAPGMAQPLKQAIDALPVADRAKAREAYTRLMAFDGRLSPGSADAAIYELFLQESMKQIFLDELGPDSSPAWKALLANGQLSYSAQADHLLGREDSPFWDDVRTPQKEDKSVILARSLAAAITAGDSQLGGDHKAWQWGKLHRYEWKNSSGQIVRGPLPAGGDASTLNSSAFVWGESFNTTQAPAMRFIVDFGQPEPLMIQGGTGQSGNPASPNYVNGIDPWIKGNYQNLPLQPQNFERAYGKARLTLVPGK
- a CDS encoding cysteine hydrolase family protein, translating into MELQKNAALILIDQQKGILHPRLGPRNNPDAELRMLQLLDFWRQSARPVIHVHHLSRSPDSVFWPGQSGVEVQERFEPLAGERLVQKQVPDAFCGTHLETDLREAGIEQLVIVGVATNNSVESTARTAGNLGFDTWVAEDACFTFDKADYFGHARSAGEVHAISLGNLHGEYATVVSVKEILAAG
- a CDS encoding glutathione binding-like protein, producing MIDLYYWTTPNGHKISLFLEEAGMPYKVHPINIGQAEQFKPDFLKIAPNNRIPAIIDHKPADGGEPISLFESGAILLYLAEKTGQFIPENLRGRQEVLQWLFWQMGGLGPMAGQNHHFSRFAPEKIPYAIKRYVDETARLYGVLDRRLADREFVAGNEYSIADMAIYPWTVSHQWQSQRLEDFPNVQRWFNRIKERPATAKAYALVDKVNPPKP
- a CDS encoding ATP-dependent DNA ligase — protein: MKAFAQLYAELDATTSSNAKLAAMQDYFTKAPPQDAAWAVYFLSGGRPRQLVPVKTLRELAVQISGLSLWLFEESYQAVGDLAETISLVLPESPQRSDEGLALWIEEKLLPLRGESPEVLAVRLPALWAQLDRASLMLCIKLITGSFRVGVSKLLVTRALAAMAGLDSKRVAQRLVGYTDLSHRPTAAGYLKLIAAESADEHAQRGGQPYPFFLAHALSQAVEQFDTTLGPASDWQVEWKWDGIRAQVVKRDGHLWVWSRGEELVTERFPELHSLAQALPDGTVIDGEIVVWKAAPPSTADAFDPDTPLEPRVQPFALLQQRIGRKTLGKKVLEDAPVVVMAYDLLEWQGEDWRSRVQTERREQLQTLITRCRSAVLLPSPIITGKDWFDLARQREASRSLGVEGMMLKARDALYGVGRTKDMGVWWKWKIDPFSVDAVLIYAQRGHGRRASLYSDYTFAVWDNPPGSRERTLVPFAKAYSGLTDDQMRQVDSIVRKTTVEKFGPVSSVTPTLVFELGFEGIALSKRHKSGIAVRFPRMLRWRQDKSVEEADTLATLQDLLKG